In Bacteroidota bacterium, a single genomic region encodes these proteins:
- a CDS encoding reductive dehalogenase domain-containing protein, with the protein MQLTNIDFSFPVIFNLIVGIFLFLNMFIISVFSLVEKEKRAFWISIILMFVTPLAFFLLAITNFPYQSILVYVLIGIIFLLLLVFVLLFGKNIKAINDIPKSRFDERDVVFSRNKLIKGEKNYLEYYKANPSKKKIDDSIRSLPGLLSPKASKYNKQLFEKADYYFSKTEELYPLVDGTVAKEKKNIKIENSTKAIKQKILEQGAVSVGITELKDYHLYSNKGRGGKYGEEIKKTHKIAIAFTVEMDRDLNRAAPEAPTVVESARQYFNAGKIATSIAENIRKMGFSAKAHIDGNYELICPLVARDAGLGEIGRMSILITPKLGPRVRIGVITTDLPLMKDNRIQDLSVIDFCTKCNKCAKVCPVNAIPLGAIKDINGVMKWKLKEDACFAYWNTIGTDCGICMATCPYSHPNNFFHRFIRKGIEKSSLFRSIATPLDDLFYGKNPKFYKSIN; encoded by the coding sequence ATGCAGTTAACGAATATAGATTTTTCTTTCCCTGTCATTTTTAATCTTATTGTTGGAATATTTCTATTTCTAAATATGTTTATTATTAGTGTTTTTTCATTAGTGGAAAAAGAAAAACGAGCATTTTGGATTTCAATAATTTTAATGTTTGTTACACCTTTAGCTTTTTTTCTTCTCGCAATAACTAATTTCCCCTATCAATCAATTTTAGTTTATGTTTTAATAGGAATTATATTCTTGTTACTCCTTGTTTTTGTCTTACTTTTTGGGAAAAATATTAAAGCAATTAATGATATCCCTAAGTCAAGATTTGATGAGAGAGATGTTGTTTTCTCAAGAAATAAATTGATAAAAGGAGAAAAAAATTACCTTGAATATTATAAAGCAAATCCTAGCAAAAAGAAAATTGATGATTCTATTCGCTCACTACCGGGATTATTGTCTCCAAAAGCTTCAAAGTATAACAAACAGTTGTTTGAAAAAGCAGATTATTATTTTAGCAAAACGGAGGAACTTTACCCCCTTGTTGATGGAACTGTAGCAAAAGAAAAGAAAAATATTAAAATTGAAAATTCAACAAAAGCGATAAAACAAAAAATTCTTGAGCAGGGAGCAGTTTCTGTAGGTATCACAGAATTAAAAGATTACCATTTATACAGCAACAAAGGCAGAGGTGGAAAATATGGTGAAGAAATAAAAAAAACTCATAAGATTGCGATTGCTTTTACTGTGGAAATGGACAGGGATTTAAATCGTGCTGCACCCGAAGCACCAACAGTTGTTGAATCGGCAAGGCAATATTTTAATGCAGGAAAAATTGCTACATCAATTGCTGAAAATATTCGTAAAATGGGATTTTCTGCAAAAGCACATATTGACGGAAATTACGAGCTAATTTGTCCTTTGGTAGCACGCGATGCAGGGCTTGGCGAAATTGGAAGAATGAGCATTCTTATTACTCCCAAACTTGGACCAAGAGTGCGAATTGGAGTTATCACAACAGATTTACCTTTGATGAAAGATAACAGAATTCAGGATTTATCGGTAATTGATTTTTGCACTAAATGTAATAAATGTGCTAAAGTGTGCCCTGTAAATGCAATACCTTTAGGTGCCATAAAAGATATTAATGGAGTAATGAAATGGAAACTTAAGGAGGATGCATGTTTTGCTTATTGGAATACAATAGGAACCGATTGTGGAATATGCATGGCTACTTGTCCCTATTCTCATCCCAATAATTTCTTTCATCGTTTTATCAGAAAAGGAATAGAAAAATCTTCTTTGTTCAGAAGCATTGCTACTCCTTTGGATGATTTATTTTATGGAAAAAATCCAAAATTTTATAAATCAATTAATTAA
- a CDS encoding Fic family protein yields the protein MDILQNIDSLKEKIDQLRPISQDLEKQIMQKFRLDWNFHSNNIEGNTLTFGETKTFLLHGITAKGKPLKDHLDIKGHNEALLMLEDIVKKETEITQKFIRELHIIILHESYFMKSKTPDGKIVPRKIEVGKYKTQPNHVLTETGEMHYFASPEETAAKMHDLIEWYREVRKDLKGNKKSNYHPLLIASIFHYKFIAIHPFDDGNGRLARILMNLILMQYGYPPVIIKTKEKEDYYTALKEADGGNKDYFVKYIAEQLINSLELYLKGASGEDIEDETDIDKEIELLKASLKGEKEKLTITKKQSREIYYNNIKPILLKVFKKLEKFDELFFEKEITCWSFGDALIVNNKEGFFKVFEERFDSVEMVVGTIGFEYKWKEFKKTESLNFDCYTSLFFTYEKYNYLKIYSKQSVFKDIFVPYKNPKISNDSIILITNSLAKNILNQISEHIKDDKIVN from the coding sequence ATGGATATTCTACAAAATATAGATTCACTCAAAGAAAAGATAGATCAATTAAGACCAATAAGTCAAGATCTTGAAAAACAAATAATGCAAAAATTCAGGTTAGACTGGAATTTTCACTCTAATAATATTGAAGGGAATACATTAACTTTTGGAGAAACTAAAACATTTTTATTGCATGGAATTACAGCTAAAGGAAAGCCATTAAAAGACCATTTAGATATTAAAGGACATAATGAAGCATTGTTAATGCTTGAAGACATTGTAAAAAAAGAAACTGAAATTACTCAAAAGTTTATCAGGGAATTACATATAATTATTTTGCATGAGAGTTATTTTATGAAATCAAAAACTCCTGATGGGAAAATAGTTCCACGAAAAATAGAAGTTGGGAAATATAAAACACAGCCAAACCACGTTTTAACAGAAACAGGTGAAATGCACTATTTTGCAAGTCCTGAGGAAACAGCTGCAAAAATGCATGACCTAATTGAATGGTATAGAGAAGTTAGAAAAGATTTAAAAGGAAATAAAAAAAGTAATTATCACCCATTACTAATAGCCTCTATTTTTCATTATAAATTTATTGCAATACATCCTTTTGATGATGGAAATGGCAGGTTGGCAAGAATTTTAATGAACTTGATTTTAATGCAATACGGATATCCTCCTGTAATAATAAAAACAAAGGAAAAGGAAGATTATTATACAGCATTGAAAGAAGCGGATGGTGGAAATAAAGACTATTTTGTAAAATATATTGCTGAACAATTAATAAATTCATTAGAGTTGTATTTGAAAGGAGCAAGCGGTGAAGATATTGAAGATGAAACTGATATTGATAAAGAGATAGAACTTTTAAAAGCATCACTTAAGGGAGAAAAAGAAAAACTAACTATTACAAAAAAACAGAGCCGTGAGATTTATTATAATAATATAAAGCCTATTCTTTTAAAAGTTTTTAAAAAATTAGAAAAATTTGATGAGTTGTTCTTTGAAAAAGAAATAACTTGTTGGAGTTTTGGAGATGCCTTAATTGTTAATAATAAAGAGGGATTTTTCAAAGTATTTGAGGAAAGGTTTGATTCTGTTGAAATGGTTGTAGGCACTATAGGTTTTGAATATAAATGGAAGGAATTTAAAAAGACAGAAAGTTTAAATTTTGATTGTTATACATCTTTATTTTTTACTTATGAAAAATATAACTATTTAAAAATATATTCAAAGCAATCAGTATTTAAAGACATCTTTGTTCCTTATAAAAACCCTAAAATAAGCAATGATAGCATTATTTTGATTACAAATTCGTTGGCAAAAAATATATTAAATCAAATTTCTGAACATATAAAAGATGATAAAATCGTTAATTAA
- a CDS encoding serine hydrolase: protein MKKHRILKISGGIILFLIVIYLILPFHLKQGIKYFTPDIDDYKIFSNNTVKAGNYQAWKISENINKQKLDNKYLKEFEKLETKAFLVIQNKEIQYEKYWDSYNENSYSNSFSMAKTIVSLLIGIAIDEGKIKSVNQAVGDFIDNFNNGENAELTIKDLLTMSSALDWDERYASPFSKTTKLYYGKNIEEFVLKLDVVEEPGKEFKYYSCNTQILASILKKVTGKSLSTYASEKIWQVIGAKNDALWSTDKKGGTEKAYCCFNSNARDYARLGQLVLNNGKWNEKQVISKKYIKEASSPATYLKTKKGKEVNFYGYQFWIINHKGFEIPYFRGILGQYIFIIPHKNAVVVRLGEKRDKKSETAHPQDVFMYLDATMDILK, encoded by the coding sequence ATGAAAAAACATCGAATATTAAAAATATCAGGAGGGATAATATTATTTCTAATTGTTATTTATTTAATTCTTCCCTTTCACTTAAAGCAAGGCATAAAATATTTTACTCCCGATATTGATGATTACAAAATCTTTAGCAACAACACTGTTAAAGCTGGAAATTATCAAGCATGGAAAATATCAGAAAATATTAACAAACAAAAATTAGATAATAAATACTTAAAAGAATTTGAAAAATTAGAAACAAAAGCTTTTCTTGTAATTCAAAATAAAGAAATTCAATACGAAAAATATTGGGATTCATACAATGAGAACTCGTATTCAAATTCATTTTCAATGGCAAAAACAATTGTCAGTTTACTAATAGGAATTGCAATTGATGAAGGTAAAATCAAAAGTGTTAACCAAGCTGTCGGTGATTTTATTGACAATTTTAACAATGGTGAAAACGCAGAATTAACTATCAAAGACCTTTTAACAATGAGTTCTGCATTAGATTGGGATGAAAGATATGCTTCACCTTTTTCAAAAACAACAAAGCTTTATTATGGAAAAAATATTGAAGAATTTGTACTAAAACTTGATGTTGTTGAAGAGCCAGGAAAAGAGTTTAAATATTACAGTTGCAACACCCAAATACTCGCCTCAATCCTAAAGAAAGTAACAGGCAAAAGCCTAAGCACTTATGCCTCTGAAAAAATATGGCAAGTTATTGGAGCCAAAAATGATGCTTTATGGAGTACCGATAAAAAAGGTGGAACAGAAAAAGCCTATTGCTGTTTTAATTCAAATGCAAGAGATTATGCACGCTTAGGTCAATTAGTTTTAAACAATGGTAAATGGAACGAAAAACAAGTTATTTCAAAAAAATACATAAAAGAAGCTAGCTCTCCTGCTACTTATTTAAAAACAAAAAAAGGAAAAGAAGTTAATTTTTATGGATACCAATTTTGGATAATTAATCATAAAGGATTTGAAATACCTTATTTTAGAGGAATTCTCGGACAATATATATTTATAATTCCACATAAAAATGCAGTTGTTGTAAGGCTTGGTGAAAAACGTGATAAAAAAAGTGAAACAGCACATCCGCAAGATGTTTTTATGTATTTAGATGCAACTATGGATATTTTAAAATAA
- a CDS encoding TerC/Alx family metal homeostasis membrane protein, whose translation MADKIHYEHILYIIFASIIILFMFFDLGIFNRKAHEIKFKEALYQTIFWVVISFAFNYLIYLYIGKKEAIEYLTTYVTEKSLSIDNIFVFIIILNFFDIKKKHYHKILVYGILGAVIFRALFIFIGGMLVEQFSWILYIFGAVLVYTGVKLFFTKEDKKFNPDDNILYKYLTRHFKFSPDKDSGKIIIKENGVRHFTVLFLVIVVIESTDIIFALDSIPAVFSITQDTFVIYTSNIFAIMGLRSMFFLLRNVINRFKFLQQGISIVLVFIGAKMLAEIFGYEFSISLSLLIILIILISSILLSATLRKHIHYLKENDEDKN comes from the coding sequence ATGGCTGACAAAATTCATTACGAACATATTCTCTACATAATTTTTGCCAGTATTATTATTTTATTCATGTTCTTTGATCTCGGCATTTTTAACCGCAAAGCACATGAAATAAAATTTAAAGAAGCTCTTTATCAAACAATTTTTTGGGTAGTTATTTCTTTTGCATTCAATTATCTTATTTATTTATATATTGGCAAAAAAGAAGCTATTGAATACCTTACAACATACGTTACTGAAAAATCACTTTCCATTGACAACATTTTTGTTTTCATTATAATTCTTAATTTTTTTGATATTAAGAAAAAACATTACCATAAAATTCTTGTTTACGGGATACTTGGTGCTGTAATTTTTAGAGCATTATTTATTTTTATCGGAGGAATGCTCGTTGAACAGTTTAGTTGGATTCTATACATTTTTGGGGCAGTCCTAGTTTATACAGGAGTAAAACTATTTTTTACAAAAGAAGATAAAAAATTCAATCCTGACGACAACATACTTTACAAATATTTAACAAGACATTTCAAATTTTCACCCGACAAAGATTCAGGGAAGATAATAATAAAAGAAAATGGAGTAAGACATTTTACAGTACTATTTCTTGTAATTGTTGTTATTGAATCCACAGACATTATTTTTGCACTGGATTCCATTCCTGCAGTTTTTTCAATCACTCAAGATACTTTCGTAATTTATACATCCAATATTTTTGCAATAATGGGATTGCGTTCAATGTTTTTTCTTTTAAGAAATGTTATTAACAGATTCAAATTTTTACAACAAGGAATATCAATTGTCTTAGTATTTATCGGTGCTAAAATGTTAGCAGAAATTTTCGGTTATGAATTTTCAATCTCATTATCACTCTTAATAATTTTGATTATTCTTATTTCTTCAATTCTTTTATCGGCAACTTTAAGAAAACATATTCATTATTTAAAAGAAAACGATGAAGACAAGAATTAG